A single window of Rubripirellula lacrimiformis DNA harbors:
- a CDS encoding GlsB/YeaQ/YmgE family stress response membrane protein, protein MFWLIGWILFGFLVGLIARAMMPGVQSLGCLRTMGLGIAGSLVGGMIGYFLTGGSVIQSSGWIGSVIGAVVLLAVQSRRQGRIE, encoded by the coding sequence ATGTTTTGGTTGATTGGTTGGATCCTGTTTGGCTTTCTGGTGGGCTTGATCGCTCGTGCAATGATGCCTGGCGTGCAGTCGCTGGGGTGCCTACGGACGATGGGCTTGGGGATCGCCGGATCTCTCGTCGGTGGAATGATCGGGTACTTCTTGACCGGCGGCTCGGTGATTCAGTCCAGCGGTTGGATTGGATCGGTGATCGGGGCCGTCGTGTTGCTGGCGGTCCAGAGTCGACGTCAGGGTCGCATTGAATGA
- a CDS encoding endonuclease/exonuclease/phosphatase family protein translates to MAGNTARPPVHVVVAVLASMLLLVAVVTAAAPYNWIANLLAELRLQQCIAILIVAALTVLRRQWIVLTILLMTLSMHAPAIFSGIGLSSASARSSGPSNRAVRDAAPWTITVVNALISNQRHGEVIAEILQSDPDVFVVIELSHELSDKISAHTEHCYPHRMTRPISDHAFGIGIFSKHPISHSEIFSFAHEIDSIAATIDIDGRKCRVYATHPLPPVSEFNFNQRNDHLTRLARKILTDRKTSPGLPTVVVGDMNATPWAPALSQFSNTTRLRLANVGLDWTPTHYSGPSWFPFGIMIDHVLISPTLTCLSKTVGKNVGSDHRSVTCTLGW, encoded by the coding sequence TTGGCAGGCAACACAGCTCGGCCGCCAGTTCACGTGGTGGTTGCTGTCTTGGCAAGCATGTTGCTATTGGTCGCAGTCGTCACGGCGGCGGCTCCGTACAACTGGATCGCCAATCTGCTAGCGGAACTAAGGCTGCAGCAGTGCATCGCAATCTTAATCGTCGCTGCCTTGACAGTGCTTCGGCGTCAATGGATCGTGTTGACCATCCTGCTGATGACACTTTCGATGCATGCTCCCGCGATCTTTTCAGGGATCGGGCTCAGTTCGGCGTCAGCGCGTTCGTCGGGACCTAGCAACCGGGCCGTCCGCGATGCAGCACCATGGACCATCACCGTGGTGAATGCGTTGATTTCGAACCAACGACATGGGGAAGTGATTGCGGAAATTCTGCAGTCCGATCCAGACGTCTTCGTGGTGATCGAACTCAGCCACGAACTGTCCGACAAGATTTCGGCTCACACCGAACATTGTTACCCGCATCGCATGACCCGTCCGATCAGTGATCACGCCTTTGGCATCGGGATCTTTTCCAAACATCCGATTTCACACAGCGAGATTTTTTCGTTCGCTCATGAAATCGATTCGATCGCCGCAACGATCGATATCGATGGGCGAAAGTGCCGCGTTTATGCAACGCACCCGTTGCCCCCGGTCAGCGAGTTCAACTTCAACCAGCGAAACGATCATCTAACTCGCTTGGCTCGGAAGATTCTTACTGATCGCAAAACATCGCCTGGTCTGCCCACGGTCGTCGTGGGTGACATGAATGCGACGCCTTGGGCGCCCGCGCTGAGTCAATTTTCAAACACCACTCGACTTCGACTCGCTAACGTCGGTCTCGATTGGACGCCCACGCACTACAGCGGCCCCAGCTGGTTCCCTTTCGGAATCATGATTGATCACGTGCTGATCAGTCCAACGCTAACGTGCCTATCCAAAACAGTGGGCAAAAACGTCGGATCGGATCACCGATCGGTGACCTGTACGCTTGGTTGGTAG
- a CDS encoding Gfo/Idh/MocA family protein, giving the protein MNPTADRRLFLQGVAALSASALSANAMSSPAAAAEKTDANSRVSIGIMGTGSRGSAISKGMLKLGSVDIAAVCDVDQAAAQRTADSIAKSQTKRPEVFSDFRQMLDQDSIDAIVCAAPNHWHAPATIMGCQAGKHVYVEKPCSHNPAEGEMAIQAARAANRVVQMGTQRRSWPAIIEAVDRIHSGTIGEALYSRCWYNNRRPSIGHGTEQTPPDGFDWDLWQGPAPRVAFKDNVVPYNWHWNWLWGNGELGNNGVHAIDVARWGLQATYPERVTAGGGKYRHDDDQETPDTMMVTYDFPDKKTITWEGLSWSPLGPHGSRFGLSFHGTEGSIVINGSGFVLYDMKDKQIDQQTGAGGDQDHFADFVDAIRNDRRPNADIEIAHQSTLLCHLGNIAYRTESVLHTDPQNGRIVDNPDAAKLWSRSYADGWQPKV; this is encoded by the coding sequence ATGAACCCTACCGCCGATCGCCGTCTGTTCCTGCAAGGCGTTGCCGCACTGTCCGCATCCGCGTTGTCTGCAAACGCGATGTCATCCCCTGCCGCTGCGGCAGAGAAAACGGATGCCAACAGCCGTGTATCCATCGGAATCATGGGCACCGGTTCACGCGGCAGTGCGATCTCCAAGGGCATGCTGAAACTAGGCAGCGTCGACATCGCCGCGGTTTGCGACGTCGACCAGGCGGCCGCACAGCGAACCGCTGACTCGATCGCGAAGTCCCAAACCAAGCGTCCCGAAGTGTTCAGCGACTTCCGCCAAATGCTCGACCAAGATTCGATCGACGCCATCGTCTGCGCAGCCCCCAACCACTGGCATGCTCCGGCGACGATCATGGGATGCCAAGCGGGCAAACATGTCTATGTCGAAAAACCCTGCAGCCACAATCCGGCCGAAGGCGAGATGGCGATCCAGGCCGCTCGCGCTGCCAACCGTGTGGTGCAAATGGGCACCCAACGCCGCAGTTGGCCCGCGATCATCGAAGCGGTCGATCGGATCCACTCGGGGACCATTGGCGAAGCACTCTATTCGCGATGCTGGTACAACAATCGCCGACCTTCGATCGGACATGGAACCGAACAAACACCGCCCGACGGATTCGACTGGGACCTGTGGCAGGGACCTGCCCCACGCGTCGCCTTCAAAGACAATGTCGTCCCCTACAATTGGCACTGGAATTGGCTGTGGGGCAATGGCGAACTGGGCAACAACGGCGTTCACGCCATCGATGTCGCACGCTGGGGACTGCAGGCCACCTACCCCGAACGCGTCACTGCCGGTGGTGGCAAGTACCGTCACGATGATGACCAAGAAACGCCTGACACGATGATGGTCACCTACGACTTCCCGGACAAAAAGACCATCACCTGGGAAGGACTTAGCTGGTCGCCGTTGGGGCCGCACGGATCCCGATTCGGGCTCAGTTTTCATGGCACCGAAGGCTCCATCGTCATCAATGGATCCGGATTTGTGCTTTACGACATGAAGGACAAACAGATCGATCAGCAAACCGGCGCAGGCGGAGATCAGGACCACTTTGCCGATTTCGTTGACGCAATTCGCAACGACCGTCGTCCGAATGCGGATATCGAAATCGCACACCAAAGTACACTGCTGTGCCACCTGGGCAACATCGCATACCGAACCGAATCGGTGCTGCACACCGATCCGCAAAATGGCCGGATCGTCGATAACCCCGACGCAGCGAAACTGTGGTCGCGATCGTATGCTGATGGCTGGCAACCCAAGGTCTAA
- a CDS encoding vWA domain-containing protein gives MTRHLVPCLFLGCLIASALTAQDSPTIETAPDPTTPTTSPAGSAMSTLFSPARAPKRKTMGLLQRSFLDLADQGDQELEVAIVVDGTDSMTSELAGVRQSIHQMLADLRRYRNNDVRAAIVVYRDAGSPSGEIVIPSKQFTADDELIAKAVEALSPESGAPFFHELPDLGIHAAITELEWSDDASISKWILMFGDAPPYAAAFKDPKNKAFRRFDTPLLVALAKSKNIRVNCVLCTSNQNVSRSYDTAINQTRTFFGALAQGTDGLMLDMSYPEIRTAMIDAGKQPDVALAAIQPIAAIDLAAVRRDNLAASPHSDPVRIAVLPHLPLNQMTFDASNQAVQVSTALRSQLASVAGVQVASPRDIKSQLRRLRAEGLSDTQAIRGLSSRLGVDYVVWGSLASDQATFQTTTYHRDNGQHAIPIRLAKNGGDVAYALVKASSAQAPDDVALAQLVSRMTAQKSALTAPMSKDAATNSHLLRALESLDQALQYESGSEDSVQLLQEADLASQNAINADKKNAIAHWLQSNVAYNQASRLFQTGQRDAASKRMDQMRSSLGRAMQFRESIANPSLITEIEADYYLLESREPDKAAQQYLKMTADDQPLATQLRGHWMLAGLYAGDWGNAQLPIVDPAKAREHVVQIMANWPDSPEAELLKTWLRWDDTQEKTDFNFLPQVNAGLVGA, from the coding sequence ATGACGCGACATCTTGTACCCTGCCTCTTTCTAGGTTGCCTGATCGCCAGTGCGTTGACGGCCCAAGATTCGCCCACCATCGAAACCGCGCCCGATCCAACGACGCCAACGACATCGCCCGCCGGTTCCGCGATGTCGACATTGTTTTCGCCCGCTCGCGCCCCCAAGCGAAAAACGATGGGATTGCTGCAACGCAGTTTCCTGGATCTGGCGGACCAAGGCGATCAAGAACTGGAGGTCGCGATCGTCGTCGACGGCACAGACAGCATGACCAGCGAATTGGCGGGCGTTCGTCAATCGATCCACCAAATGTTGGCCGACCTGCGACGGTACCGAAACAACGACGTCCGCGCCGCAATCGTCGTCTACCGCGACGCGGGTTCGCCGTCGGGCGAAATCGTCATCCCTAGCAAACAGTTTACCGCCGATGACGAACTGATCGCGAAAGCTGTCGAAGCACTGTCGCCCGAAAGCGGCGCTCCATTTTTTCACGAACTGCCCGACCTGGGGATCCACGCTGCGATCACCGAACTGGAATGGTCCGACGATGCATCGATTTCCAAATGGATCTTGATGTTCGGTGACGCTCCGCCCTACGCGGCCGCATTCAAAGACCCCAAGAACAAAGCGTTTCGGCGATTCGACACGCCGTTGTTGGTTGCCTTGGCAAAGTCCAAGAACATTCGTGTCAATTGTGTGCTGTGTACCAGCAACCAGAATGTGTCGCGTTCGTACGACACCGCCATCAACCAAACACGCACCTTCTTTGGCGCCTTGGCCCAGGGTACCGATGGGCTGATGCTGGACATGTCTTATCCCGAAATTCGCACGGCGATGATCGACGCGGGTAAACAGCCCGATGTCGCTTTGGCAGCGATCCAGCCGATTGCTGCGATCGATTTGGCCGCGGTCCGACGAGACAACCTTGCCGCATCGCCCCATTCGGATCCTGTCCGCATCGCCGTCTTGCCCCACTTGCCACTGAATCAGATGACGTTCGATGCGTCCAACCAAGCGGTGCAGGTCTCGACGGCCCTGCGGTCGCAACTCGCTAGCGTCGCGGGAGTCCAAGTGGCAAGCCCGCGTGACATCAAAAGCCAACTTCGCCGGCTCCGCGCCGAAGGCCTTAGCGACACCCAAGCGATCCGCGGTCTGTCGTCGCGTCTGGGTGTCGACTACGTGGTCTGGGGGTCACTCGCCTCCGATCAAGCGACGTTCCAAACCACCACCTATCACCGCGACAATGGTCAACACGCCATCCCCATTCGCTTGGCCAAGAACGGTGGCGATGTCGCCTACGCACTGGTAAAGGCATCCTCTGCACAAGCTCCTGACGATGTTGCGTTGGCCCAGCTGGTCAGCCGCATGACGGCTCAAAAATCGGCGCTGACCGCACCCATGTCCAAGGACGCTGCCACCAATAGTCACCTGCTGCGTGCGCTCGAATCGCTGGACCAGGCACTGCAGTACGAATCGGGCAGCGAGGATTCGGTGCAACTGTTGCAAGAGGCCGACTTGGCTAGCCAAAACGCAATCAATGCCGACAAGAAGAACGCGATCGCCCACTGGTTGCAGTCCAACGTCGCCTACAACCAAGCGTCGCGGCTGTTCCAAACGGGCCAGCGTGATGCAGCATCCAAACGGATGGATCAAATGCGATCCTCTCTCGGGCGTGCGATGCAGTTCCGTGAATCCATCGCCAACCCAAGCTTGATCACCGAAATCGAAGCCGATTATTATCTACTGGAATCTCGCGAACCCGACAAAGCGGCTCAGCAATACCTGAAGATGACCGCCGACGACCAACCGCTGGCGACTCAATTGCGCGGACATTGGATGCTGGCCGGCTTGTATGCTGGGGATTGGGGAAACGCTCAACTGCCGATCGTCGACCCCGCCAAAGCACGCGAACATGTCGTCCAAATCATGGCCAACTGGCCCGACAGTCCCGAAGCCGAACTGCTGAAAACCTGGCTCCGCTGGGACGACACCCAAGAGAAAACTGATTTCAATTTCTTGCCCCAAGTCAACGCCGGCCTCGTTGGCGCCTGA
- a CDS encoding caspase family protein, with translation MNSNIATGLRSVVAGCLVAAWLTTGAVLSTHAQTHLPDESQLPGQAGPDQPKPLDPSGLPSESDLPGQADPSQLPGEDRLPPESSADQRADGGGEPGNNELAPIAGSAPLLRLSFDGHTGVIRSMDLSDGGRTLITAGEDKEVHVWRRSDIGSSGWMHRRTIRWPVTRGPRGLIYAATLKGDQLAFAGYGASGGAGEIRVVDVASGDLQRTLFDDQTGHRSNVVSVGWAPGDAVRLVSTDVEGKLILWQPDTTTGFWLPKVLVAADSQTYSGPVAAALAAADRRAFVPTTFVGNDYVVVPRYTGPGENGYAGWQLQRVNMVTGASDLLTNLVHLKHVRSMSATDDGRRLASCDWAGTIGVWTFRDGSIASFESFRPDAAPNFVQLSDSGDQLFFGTDAVGDEGAQLQTWDISKGKPTLVSSRRVDGLVRAGVIDESRREVLVSQGNEVHWFSYDTGGALDDSPPKRLKTPVDVVRRVAFAKDGDSYQIAMGHSKGGEFDDVFDLSESKLRGGADIDADAFVPAQRLPNMWRIGDPEKEPFQFFESDQARGTLPLVQHLNGSPTAIATMPGLVIVGTDRNNNIYAYRADDADPPVLVRQMRDHNGAVTSLGTSSDGKYLVSAAEDATVSLWNLQDIDTATPMVNRWGCEFELESDALIASGVREDGPLYFRGVRGGDELVSIGWVNHDGELFAESDVAAMRDRLLDLPFDVMVELKFKRLRSAGPHFNSLPAWRPIATLFVDQNREWAWWTPAGYYDASFNGHQNFGWQLNRGRDNEVEYFRAAQFRKQLERPDIMRRLLAAGSLPEAMRQTVSQIGPAAGQGAIVNQYESKPTIRLLKPAAGEKIVGDELVVEASIDVPLGASLVKPKAFVSGVPAISCELVQTPMIAAGSTSAAEAANAAGNPAESADTDQSNAAIYRWKFRLPQDRQLQLEILAATEAESVDRVLVEFDHQPSDVSRAKPRLHVLAIGVGSYRDPQIQSLDFAAGAAGTVVNLFREKSALLYQTSADQLVDTDATRPLWRVFARDAADRLRPVVSPDDLVIMYLCGHGLRDRRTNQWYFVTADARYNDLMNDRYDDCIAFSDLASLAQLPCRKLAILDSCHSGAVQPLMRTDDLKSALRFLQDDVVLTLTASEGDEEAAEQRESRMGRFTATMVDALGGKADQMDESSINREPANGAARAAQSVDSLGRDSTGNGDGVISITELVDYVSRRVSRESEAEGMPQHPTASPGYLLRTLTLPLTTR, from the coding sequence ATGAATTCAAACATCGCGACGGGATTGCGATCGGTGGTGGCGGGCTGCTTGGTGGCTGCTTGGTTGACGACGGGGGCGGTTCTATCGACCCACGCACAGACCCATCTGCCCGATGAATCCCAATTGCCCGGACAAGCGGGACCCGACCAGCCCAAGCCGCTTGATCCGTCCGGTTTGCCAAGCGAATCCGATCTGCCGGGTCAGGCGGATCCGTCGCAATTGCCGGGTGAAGATCGTTTGCCCCCTGAGTCGTCAGCCGACCAGCGGGCCGACGGTGGTGGTGAACCAGGAAACAATGAATTGGCTCCGATCGCGGGATCCGCCCCGCTTTTGCGATTGTCGTTCGACGGTCATACCGGCGTCATTCGTTCGATGGATTTGAGTGACGGTGGACGCACGTTGATCACCGCCGGTGAAGACAAGGAAGTTCATGTGTGGCGGCGGTCCGACATCGGCAGCAGCGGATGGATGCACCGGAGGACGATTCGATGGCCTGTGACACGCGGGCCACGTGGATTGATTTATGCAGCGACCTTGAAGGGAGATCAGTTGGCGTTTGCCGGATATGGGGCGTCCGGTGGTGCGGGCGAAATCCGAGTGGTGGATGTGGCCAGCGGGGATCTGCAGCGAACTCTGTTTGACGATCAAACCGGACATCGATCGAACGTCGTTTCGGTGGGCTGGGCACCGGGGGATGCCGTGCGTTTGGTATCAACCGATGTGGAGGGCAAATTGATCCTGTGGCAGCCCGATACGACCACTGGGTTCTGGTTGCCCAAGGTGTTGGTCGCTGCGGACAGCCAGACTTATTCGGGACCTGTGGCGGCGGCATTGGCGGCGGCCGATCGACGCGCCTTCGTACCGACCACCTTCGTCGGCAATGACTATGTGGTGGTTCCCCGCTATACCGGCCCCGGCGAAAACGGTTATGCGGGCTGGCAATTGCAGCGTGTGAATATGGTCACCGGGGCCTCGGATCTGTTGACGAACTTGGTCCATTTGAAACATGTGCGATCGATGTCCGCCACCGATGATGGTCGTCGATTGGCGTCCTGTGATTGGGCGGGAACGATCGGTGTGTGGACTTTCCGCGACGGGTCAATCGCATCGTTCGAATCGTTTCGACCGGATGCTGCGCCCAACTTCGTTCAGCTCAGCGATTCCGGGGACCAATTGTTTTTTGGTACCGACGCGGTGGGGGACGAAGGCGCCCAATTGCAAACATGGGACATCAGCAAAGGAAAGCCGACCTTGGTCAGCAGTCGCCGCGTGGACGGTTTGGTCCGAGCCGGTGTGATCGACGAATCCAGACGGGAGGTTCTGGTTTCGCAGGGCAACGAAGTGCACTGGTTTTCGTATGACACTGGTGGTGCCTTGGATGATTCGCCGCCGAAGCGATTGAAGACTCCGGTCGATGTGGTTCGCCGGGTGGCGTTTGCAAAGGATGGTGATTCGTACCAGATTGCGATGGGGCACAGCAAAGGTGGCGAATTCGACGATGTGTTCGATTTGTCCGAGAGCAAACTGCGGGGCGGTGCGGACATCGACGCAGATGCTTTTGTTCCTGCCCAACGCTTGCCCAACATGTGGCGAATTGGCGACCCCGAAAAAGAACCGTTTCAGTTCTTCGAATCGGATCAGGCACGCGGCACCCTGCCGCTGGTTCAACATTTGAACGGTTCGCCAACCGCGATCGCGACGATGCCCGGGTTGGTGATCGTGGGGACAGACCGCAACAACAACATCTATGCGTACCGAGCCGACGACGCCGATCCACCTGTGCTGGTCCGGCAGATGCGTGACCACAATGGCGCGGTCACTTCGCTGGGCACTTCGTCCGACGGGAAGTATTTGGTCAGCGCCGCCGAAGACGCGACGGTCTCGCTATGGAACCTTCAGGACATCGACACCGCCACCCCGATGGTCAATCGGTGGGGATGCGAGTTCGAATTGGAATCCGATGCGTTGATCGCTAGTGGAGTTCGCGAGGACGGTCCGCTGTACTTTCGCGGCGTTCGCGGTGGTGACGAATTGGTTTCGATCGGCTGGGTGAACCACGATGGAGAATTGTTTGCCGAATCGGACGTGGCTGCGATGCGTGATCGCTTGTTGGATCTGCCGTTCGACGTGATGGTCGAACTGAAGTTCAAACGTTTGCGATCAGCCGGTCCGCATTTCAACAGTTTGCCGGCTTGGCGGCCCATCGCGACGCTGTTTGTTGACCAAAATCGCGAATGGGCATGGTGGACGCCCGCCGGTTATTACGACGCGTCATTCAACGGGCACCAGAATTTTGGATGGCAGTTGAACCGTGGGCGTGACAACGAGGTAGAGTATTTTCGGGCTGCGCAGTTCAGAAAACAACTGGAACGCCCCGACATCATGCGTCGATTGCTGGCGGCTGGCAGTCTGCCGGAGGCGATGCGGCAAACCGTCAGCCAGATCGGTCCCGCGGCTGGTCAAGGTGCGATCGTCAACCAATACGAAAGCAAGCCGACCATTCGACTGTTGAAGCCAGCGGCTGGCGAGAAGATCGTCGGGGACGAATTGGTTGTCGAAGCGTCGATCGATGTCCCACTGGGGGCCAGCTTGGTCAAGCCGAAGGCATTCGTCAGCGGAGTGCCAGCGATTAGCTGCGAATTGGTCCAAACCCCGATGATCGCAGCCGGATCGACCAGTGCAGCCGAGGCAGCCAACGCGGCGGGCAATCCGGCTGAGTCCGCCGATACCGATCAGTCCAACGCGGCGATCTATCGGTGGAAGTTTCGATTGCCACAGGATCGACAGTTGCAGTTAGAAATTCTGGCTGCGACGGAAGCCGAGTCGGTGGACCGTGTGCTGGTGGAATTCGATCATCAACCCAGTGACGTCTCCAGAGCGAAGCCCCGATTGCACGTGTTGGCGATCGGCGTGGGCAGCTATCGCGATCCACAGATCCAGTCGCTGGATTTTGCCGCCGGCGCCGCCGGTACCGTCGTGAACTTGTTCCGTGAAAAGTCCGCGTTGCTGTACCAGACCAGTGCCGATCAATTGGTCGATACGGATGCGACGCGTCCGCTATGGCGTGTCTTCGCTCGCGATGCAGCGGACCGACTGCGTCCGGTGGTGTCACCGGACGACTTGGTGATCATGTATCTGTGCGGTCACGGGCTTCGAGATCGGCGGACGAACCAGTGGTACTTCGTGACCGCCGACGCCCGCTACAACGACTTGATGAATGATCGATACGATGACTGCATCGCGTTCAGTGACCTCGCGTCGTTGGCACAGTTGCCCTGTCGCAAACTGGCGATCCTGGACTCCTGCCACAGCGGTGCTGTGCAACCGCTGATGCGGACGGACGACCTGAAAAGTGCATTGCGATTCTTGCAGGACGATGTCGTGCTGACCCTGACCGCTAGTGAGGGTGACGAGGAAGCGGCGGAACAACGCGAATCAAGGATGGGACGGTTCACCGCGACGATGGTCGATGCGTTGGGCGGCAAAGCGGATCAAATGGACGAATCTTCGATCAACCGCGAGCCTGCAAATGGCGCAGCGCGTGCTGCACAGAGCGTTGACTCGCTTGGTCGTGATTCCACCGGAAACGGTGATGGAGTCATTTCGATCACAGAACTGGTCGACTATGTGTCACGCCGTGTGTCGCGAGAATCCGAAGCCGAGGGAATGCCACAGCACCCCACAGCCAGCCCGGGTTACCTGCTGCGAACTCTGACTTTGCCGCTGACCACACGCTGA
- a CDS encoding arylsulfatase, with the protein MPCPFFRRLFRFGLVASMAVSFAMALSHSRVMAADKPNVVIVITDDQGYGDLSCTGNPVLKTPQIDQLYADSVRLADYHVAPTCSPTRSAFLTGHWTNRTGVWHTIMGRSMLRANEVTMGDVFQAGGYQTGMFGKWHLGDNHPYRPEDRGFGEVLRHGGGGVGQTPDFWNNAYFGGHYWHNSTPTAVTGFCTDVFFDYAKQFIQKSAEADQPFLAYIATNAPHGPMHSPPEYSKPYADQGVSLANFYGMIANIDDNVGKLRRHLDELRIADNTIFIFTTDNGTSAGDKVFNAGMRGKKGSQYDGGHRVPFFVHWPQGKLGGGRDVEPITAYVDVLPTLIDMCGIAPPKDVVFDGTSIVPLLNSTATDWPDRMLVTDSQRVKDPIKWRQSAVMTSQYRLIDGKQLFDIKADPGQTTDVADSHPEVVKRLHDFYEAWWTELEPSFANSTAIDLGHPADNPARLTSHDWITTRMTPWNQGQVRAAMNGDANTGFWNVNVVEDGDYEIRLRRWPLEADAAIDQSLPPGESVPGVSPYRAKAGKGIDAVKAKLQIADQSLDAAVSKNDAEVVFETQLRSGRTRMSATFETADGEVYGAYYAYVLKK; encoded by the coding sequence ATGCCGTGTCCGTTTTTCCGTCGCTTGTTCCGTTTTGGCTTGGTTGCCAGTATGGCGGTTTCGTTCGCCATGGCGTTGTCGCACAGTCGCGTGATGGCGGCCGACAAACCGAACGTCGTGATCGTCATCACCGACGATCAGGGCTATGGCGATTTGTCGTGCACGGGAAATCCGGTCCTGAAGACGCCTCAGATTGATCAACTGTACGCCGATTCGGTTCGCTTAGCGGACTACCACGTGGCCCCCACCTGTTCGCCAACGCGTTCGGCGTTTCTGACCGGGCATTGGACCAATCGAACCGGTGTCTGGCACACGATCATGGGGCGGTCGATGTTACGAGCCAACGAAGTCACGATGGGAGACGTGTTCCAGGCGGGCGGTTATCAGACCGGTATGTTTGGGAAGTGGCACCTGGGCGACAACCATCCGTACCGTCCCGAGGATCGCGGTTTCGGCGAAGTGCTGCGTCACGGTGGTGGCGGAGTTGGACAGACGCCTGACTTTTGGAACAACGCGTACTTCGGCGGTCACTATTGGCACAACAGCACACCCACGGCGGTGACCGGATTTTGCACAGACGTGTTCTTTGACTATGCCAAGCAGTTCATTCAGAAGAGTGCCGAGGCGGACCAGCCTTTCCTGGCCTACATCGCGACCAATGCACCGCACGGTCCGATGCACTCACCGCCCGAGTACAGCAAGCCGTACGCGGATCAAGGAGTATCGCTGGCGAACTTCTACGGGATGATCGCCAACATCGACGACAACGTCGGCAAGCTTCGTCGTCACTTGGACGAATTGCGAATCGCCGACAACACGATCTTTATTTTTACCACGGACAACGGGACATCTGCGGGCGACAAAGTTTTTAACGCGGGCATGCGAGGCAAGAAGGGTAGCCAATACGACGGTGGCCACCGCGTCCCGTTCTTTGTTCATTGGCCGCAGGGCAAACTGGGCGGCGGACGCGATGTGGAACCGATCACCGCGTACGTCGACGTGTTGCCGACGCTGATCGATATGTGCGGCATCGCCCCGCCCAAGGACGTTGTGTTTGACGGGACGTCGATTGTGCCGCTGTTGAATTCGACGGCGACCGATTGGCCCGACCGGATGTTGGTGACCGATTCCCAGCGAGTGAAGGACCCCATCAAGTGGCGTCAGTCAGCCGTCATGACCAGCCAGTACCGACTGATCGACGGCAAACAGTTGTTCGATATCAAGGCGGACCCAGGACAAACCACCGATGTGGCTGATTCGCATCCCGAGGTGGTGAAGCGACTGCACGATTTCTATGAAGCATGGTGGACTGAGTTGGAGCCTTCGTTTGCCAACTCGACCGCGATCGACTTGGGGCATCCCGCCGACAATCCGGCCCGGCTGACTTCGCATGACTGGATCACTACCCGGATGACACCTTGGAACCAGGGCCAAGTTCGTGCTGCCATGAACGGTGATGCGAACACGGGGTTCTGGAATGTCAACGTCGTCGAAGATGGTGACTATGAAATTCGGCTGCGACGTTGGCCATTGGAAGCCGATGCGGCGATCGACCAGTCGTTGCCACCTGGCGAATCGGTGCCCGGTGTGTCTCCTTACCGAGCGAAGGCTGGGAAGGGAATCGACGCCGTCAAAGCGAAGCTGCAGATTGCCGATCAGTCGTTGGACGCAGCGGTCAGCAAGAACGACGCAGAGGTGGTTTTCGAAACCCAGCTTCGGTCCGGACGGACGCGTATGTCGGCGACCTTCGAAACCGCGGACGGCGAAGTGTACGGAGCCTACTACGCGTATGTGCTCAAGAAGTAG